CTATCAGGCGGCCCCACAATCATTAACGCTGGACAGAGTAAATCATTTTGTAATTCTTCTAAAGGAATTACCTGCCCAATTTTCGCCAAACGGCTATGAGTAGCCACAACCACCGCAGAGTGCATACGCGGTTCATAGCAACCCACCCAAGCAGTCGGGTGTAACTCATGGATTAAATAACCGTATAACCATACAGGAGCGCGACCAGAAATCACCACACCCCCCGTCGTATCAATTCCCCTTGGCAGTTCCAAATCCGTTAAATCTTCAGGGTAAATAATCCGGTCTTTGCGCGTTAACTCAATAGTTAATAATTGATACTTCAACCCCTGGGGATTTTGATGTGATGAGATAGTAAGGCTGATTCCTGAGTTAAGGGGTTGATTCATAGCACTCTTGGTATTTATTCGTCTGTGCTATTATGCAACCCTACTAGAATAGGGGTCTTCTAAGCGGCTACGTCTCAGTTTTATGGTCGAACAGTTGAAAGAACAGGAAACACACCAAAATGAGCCAAGAACACTTTGAGGTAGCCATCGACTTCTACTAAGAATCGACTAAGGGCTACCCCAAATATAGATATTGGCTTGTTTTTAATCGGGATGACAGGATTTGAACCTGCGGCATCCTGCTCCCAAAGCAGGCGCGCTACCAAGCTGCGCTACATCCCGTTACTTGCTTTTATAGCATAACATACTTTTGGTAATAAAGTTATTCTGGATACCAAAACATTCCTTTTATTCCTTCTGGATCAGCTAAGAACCCCAACCCGCCGTAGAAATTGACTACGTGAGGATCTGCAAATAAAGTAATGTTGCTAATATCTTCAGCGCGGAGTTTCTTAATCATGTATTTCATCATTGCCTTACCCAAACCCTTACTCTGAAAATCTGGATGAACGACTACATCCCAGATCGTGGCATTAAAGGCATGGTCAGAGGTAGCACGGGCAAAACCAATTATCCTACGTTTAGCTCCC
The DNA window shown above is from Oculatellaceae cyanobacterium and carries:
- a CDS encoding GNAT family N-acetyltransferase produces the protein MVFWKSLFNTSDTASTSKTTVEGDPIEGTAANRANTGSRIFFSTERELDLYELEELCDAVGWSRRPLRKVKKALQFSFLVVSMWEERGAKRRIIGFARATSDHAFNATIWDVVVHPDFQSKGLGKAMMKYMIKKLRAEDISNITLFADPHVVNFYGGLGFLADPEGIKGMFWYPE